TCCTGAGATTTCTTATTTCGAGCAAAATTCAACTCCTGGCCACCACCCATGCGATAGGCATTCAAGCGTGTATCCGTCGCACACGTTTCTTGAGCATGGGAAACATGAGGCAGATCACCACCAGAATGGCCGTGATCAAGTTGAGATCACTGGGCGTCAGCCTCAGGAAACCTACCTGATACGAAAGAGCCACCACAATGGCGAAGCGGTAAACGAGAGACCCTACAATGGCGCTCAGTGTCTGTCGCAGAACACTCTGTTTCCCCACCAGACTTTCCCCAAGAATGACCGAGGCCAAGCCCGCTACAATAGTGCCGATCCCCATTCCCACATCGGCAAACCCCTGACTTTGGGCCACCATTCCGCCGGCCAAAGCCACCAGGGCATTGGAAAGGCTCACACCGATGAGGATCATGTTGTCGGTGTTCACCCCTTGTGAGCGGATCATCTGAGGATTGTCCCCTGTTCCACGCAGAGCGAGCCCCAGGTGAGTGTGCAGGAAAATGTCCAGGACCACTTTGCAGCCTAACGCCACAACCAGAAAGATCAGTGGCGCCACAAGATACCGCGGAATTCCCGGAAAAGCGAGCGCATCAAAAATGGTCGTCTGATGGAGAAGCGCCAGATTCGGCCGCCCCATGATGCGAATATTGATGGAATAAAGGGCGGTCATAGTGATGATGCTGGCCAGAAGGCTCATGATGCGAAGCTTCGTGGCCAGAAGAGCCGTAACGCACCCGGCAAGCGCTCCTGCCACCATGGCCAGCCCAAGGCTGGTAAAGGGGTCCCACCCCTGGAGCATGAAGCTTCCCGTTACAGCCGCTCCCAGGGGAAGGGTCCCGTCCACCGTGAGGTCTGGAAAGTCCAGCACACGGAAGGTGAGATAAACTCCCAACACCATGACGGCATAAACCAGACCTTGTTCGATGGAGCCTACAAAAGTGTAAAGAGACATATCCTACAGCAACCTCATTGTGCTAAAGGACCTGGTCCGCACGTTTCAAAACGGATTCGGGCAGGGTCACTCCCATTTTTTCGGCCGCCTGTTTATTCACGACCAGCTTCAGATCCTTGAGGGTCTCGACAGGCATGGTACCGGGATTTTCGCCTTTCAGAATCCGTACGGCCATCTCCCCGCTCTGCCGCCCAAGGCGGTAGTAATCGATGGCAACCGCCGCAACGGCTCCGCGGGGTACGGAATCGATATCTGCGGCAAAAAGAGGAATCCGGTTGTCGGTGCATACCTTCACAACAGCATCAAATGCCGAAACCACCGTATTGTCGGTCGGGATATGAACGGCGTCCACTCTGCCCACCAGGCTCTTGGCCGCCAGGAACACGCCGCTGGAATTGCTCACGGGAGCCTCCACGACTTCCATATTCCTTTTGGCGACTTCTTCCTTGATCTGTTTGAGGGAGGTCAGAGAATTGTCTTCACCGGAATTATAGATCACACCCAGCCGTTTCACTTTGGGGGCGATCTCGATAATGAGATCCATCTGCCGGTCCACAGGGCTCCGGTCCGTAGTTCCCGTAACATTGGCGCCGGGCTCTTCGAGACTCTTCACGAGCCCTGCCCCCACGGGGTCCGTAACGGATGAAATCACAATGGGAATGGTTTTAGTAGCGTTGACACACGCTTGAGAAGTGGGGGTCGCGATGGTATAAATGAGATCTACATTGTTTCCCACAAAGGATTTGGCGATGCTGTTAGCCGTAGCCATATTCCCCTGGGCAATCTGAATATCGTAAGTTACATTCTGCCCTTCGACGTATCCGTTGTCCTTCAGAGCATCGATGAAGCCCTTCCTTGCGGCATCCAGCGCCGGGTGTTCCACAATCTGTGAAATCCCGATGGTGATTTTCTTCTCATCCGCAGAAGCAATCCCTGCCATGCCCAAAACCAAAACTAAGGTCAGAAAGCTCTTCCAGAAACGCATCATGGCAATCTCCCCCATTGAAAGGTAAACAAAAGCCTATCCGGAAACCTCCTATGGACTTTGTCCCCCTCAGTCACCCCTCGAGAAGAGAATTGAAGGGGGATGTCCGCTGCCGAAGATCGGTTTTTCAGATAGGCTCTAAGAACCCATCCAAACCCTCTTCACCCCAATGGACTGAAACGAGCCGAGGGAAATTTTTGGATGAGCGCCGCAGCAGCAAATCCAAGACAATAAAACCGGGTGGCACATTACAACTAAACGTTCTCCCACCCTTGCGAAAAACTGATCATAAACTCTTCCGTAAGGCAAGACATTTTCCCCATAACTGAACCGACCAAACAAAGCAAGAGATTAACCGCGGGCGGGCACATTTTGCACGCCGTAGGAAGGGGAGGCTGAATCGGCCTTCAGGGAACCGCCCATGTGCAAGAACCTTGGATCGGGAGGTTTCCAACAAGGGAAGAGTCTTCAGTTGACAAATTCCGAATTTCCCAGTAACGGATTGGAATTAATGCGACATTGTCACATTAAGTATGTTATGAATATTTTATATTGATTTTCTCATGCAATGCAGCATGGGGTACATGCTGCATTGTTCCTATGCGACAACGGCGAGGGAATGGCTGTGGCCCGTTTCTCACTTTCTGACGGATTGGAGCCCTCAGCATGAATACCGAACAATTGTTAGTGTTTGGCATTCTCGCGGCAACGCTGGTCCTGTTCGTCTGGAACCGCTGGCGCTACGACCTTGTGGCGTTGGGGGCCCTGCTGGCTGTCGCCGGCCTGACCCCGACCGATCAGGTCTTCGCGGGCTTCGGACACCCCGCTGTCGTGACGGTAGCGGCCGTATTGGTGCTCAGCCGCGGATTGCTCAATGCCGGTGTTGTGGATACTATCGCGCAATCCCTCGGACGGGTGGGAAACCAGCCCATGATCCAGGTGGCGACACTCACAGGGGTTGTAGCGCTGTGCTCCGGATTCATGAACAACGTGGGCGCCTTGGCGTTGCTCATGCCCGTTGCCATCTGGATGTCGCGCCAAAGCAGTCGCCCTCCTTCCCTATTGCTCATGCCCTTAGCCTTCGGCTCATTGCTCGGCGGTACGATCACTTTGATCGGAACGCCACCAAACATCATCATTGCCGCATATCGAGCACAAACGGGAGCGCCCCCCTTCGGAATGTTCGAATTCTTCCCCGTGGGGATAGGGATCACTTTGGTTGGAGTGCTCTTTATCTCCCTGGTGGGCTGGCGACTCACGCCAAAGCGGGAAAAACAGGGAACACCGGAGGAACTTTTTCAAATCGGTGACTATATCAGCGAAGTCCGCGTTACCGAGCATTCGAAGGTCCTCGGTCAAACCCTCCATGATTTGCTTTCCCTGATGGAAAGTGAATCGGACGTAACCATTGTCGGACTTTTCCGCGGTAAACAGCGGCACATGGCGCCTTCCATGTATGCAGTTCTTCAGGCGGGCGATATTCTTATGGTCGAAACCGATCCCGAAAGCCTGAAGGGCATGATTGACGCCGCAGGTCTTGAACTGGCCGAAAGCGGCGACATTGGTAAGGGAGATCTCGGGGCCGACGATGTCAGCATCATTGAAGCCATCGTCGCCCCTGAATCCCTGCTCCTTGGACGTACGGCAGCCAACCTCGATATGCGCGCACGTTATGGCGTGAATGTGCTCGCGGTGGCGCGTCAAGGGCAGCGGGTGCGGGAGCGGCTGAGCAAGATCCGTTTCAATATCGCGGATATCCTACTGCTGCAGGGCCGCACGGATTCGTTGCAGGCAGCCCTGTCTGCCTGGGGATGCCTGCCGCTTGCGGAGCGGGGATTGCGCATCGGTAAACCACGAAAGGTTTTCCTGGCAGCCGCTATCTTTGTCGCGGCCCTGGCGTTGGTCGCGTTCAATTTGCTGCCTGCCCAGGTCGCCCTGGTCGGAGCGGCGGTTGTCATGGTGCTCAGCGGACTTCTTACTCTCAAGGAAGCCTATAAGAGCATCGATTGGCCCATCATCGTGCTGCTGGCAGCCATGATCCCCGTAGGGCAAGCGCTTGAAAGCACCGGCGGAGCCCAACTCATTGCCGATCAGTTGCTGCGGGTCGCTCGCTCTTCCTCTCCGGCGGAGACTCTTGCAATTCTCATGGTCGGAACGATGCTGCTCTCGAACGTGGTCAACAATGCCGCCGCCGCGATCTTGATGGCCCCCATCGCAATTGGTGTGGCGCACGGCATGGGCTCCTCCCCTGACCCACTCCTGATGGCGGTGGCAATCGGTTCTTCCTGCGCGTTCTTGACCCCGATCGGCCATCAATCGAACGCGCTGGTAATGGCTCCCGGCGGATACAGGTTCGGCGACTACTGGCGTTTGGGACTCCCTCTGTCCGTGCTGGTCGTAGGAGTGGCCGTCCCTCTGATCATGTGGTTCTGGCCCCTCTAATGCCTCCGGGCGGAAAATGTTCTCATCCTACTGGAACCTGCAGGTCAAAACATCCCGGATATGACCGCAGTCATCCAGTCTTCTATGGATGTCCGCCGTTCAACCCGGTGACCGGACGGAAGCATCGCCTCGAACTCCTTCCATTGGGCAGCCAGAAAACCGCTCATGATGACCCTTGGATACCTGCGCCATTCCGATCCCCTCAGCACTTCGCGCAGGCAGGGCCATTCGATATTCATGAGAAGGAGGTCGGAAGGTTCCCGCAGCACTTCCAGTTCCCGTGCCACGAGCAGTTTCACTCTCTCTTCCACATGATTCGCACGGACGTTTTGCAGGGCAACAGCCACTGCGAGAGGGATGCAGTCCAGTCCCACAACACGGGTGGCTCCCAGCAGCGCACCGGCGATGGCAAGGATTCCCGTTCCCGTGCCAAGGTCCACAACCGTTTTCACCGGAACCGCCTTGAAAAGCTCAGCCATCGTCAAGAGACAACCCCTGGTGGTGGGATGAAGGCCCGACCCAAATACCAGGCCGGGATTCATGCGGATGAGATAGCCCCCCTCGGGATGAATCGGTTCTTCTTCATCTTTTCCCGTATGAATGAGAAATGGTCCTACCCGCTGGTCAGAGAGTGACACATGCTGCCACTGCTCGTAATCCAGGCTGTAGGCCCCGTTCAGTATCCATCCGGACTGGTCCTGAATCCAATGTTTCACTGCACTTTCCGATTCGCGATCAAAAAAGAGGTAGTAAAAAGGCGGTTCAGGCCAGAGCCCCAGAAATCCCGGCAAGGCGGGTTCCGTTCCAGGAGAACGAGGTCCCCGGCATTCATAGACAAATAGGTGTTGAGGGAGGTTGTTTGAATTTTCCATAGAGTATCCCGTAAGTACAGCGATTCCATCACTCGACATGATTCCAGCGGAGCTTTGCTTCTGCATATAATTTTAAGATATTGTATGAATTTTATCTTCCGGACCCGGGCTTCCCAAGTACACACGGGACCTTTGACTTTTTGATCCAGATGGTCCATTTTGTTGGCTGCAGAGAGAAGGACTCATGACATCCTCACACGGAATTCAGGGGAGAGAAAAAGATGCAGATTATACAAACACCCGTCGGCAACATGGAAGTGTTTTGTTATCTGGTTTACGATGAGACAACCATGGAAGGCATCCTCATCGACCCTGCGGGAGATACAGACCGTTTGCTCAAGATTCTGCAGGAAAAGGGAGTGAAACTCAAGTACATCGTGAACACTCACGGACACGCCGACCACACCTGCGGCAATGACCGGTTGCGAGAGGCAACGGGCGCCAAGGTGGTCATGCATGCCCTGGACGACGTCTTTTTCCAGCGCCCGGAAAGTAAAGCCTTTACCAGGATGATGGGCTTTGAAAACTCTTCCCCTGCGGACATTCAGGTTCAGGACGGCGACGAACTTTCCTTCGGAAACCTCACCATGAGATTTCTTCACACTCCCGGCCATACTCCCGGAGCCTGCTGCATTCTCATCGACGGCAATCTCTTTACGGGCGATACTCTCTTTGTGGGTGCCGTGGGCCGGACCGACCTCCCTGGAGCATCCTTCGATGAGCTGCTCCGCTCCCTCGAAACCAAAATCATCACCCTGCCTCCCGAAACCATCGTATGGCCGGGCCACGACTACGGTGATCGCCCGCACTCTACCGTCGGCCATGAAATGAAAACCAACCCTTACATTACGGACTTCATAACGGAAAATGACTAGCGGACAAAGGCTTTTTTCCACAATCACATTTTCGTCGCCTCTGGGCTGGATTCTCACGGCAGCCGGTCCCGAAGGCATCTGCCTCCTTCACTTCTGCGGCCCGGTCCAGCCATCGGAGTCTCAAGAGCAGGAAATCATGGGCAGAGAATACCCGGGATGTAAAATCAAACCGGACGCTCCGCCCCCTTTGCTCTCGGAAACAAAAAAAGCCGTCCTGGAGTATCTCACTCACGGCACTCCCCTTCCCCCTCTGCCTCTCGACGTGAGCAAAGGCACGCCCTTTCGCCGGAAAGTTTGGAAAGCCCTCTGCGATATCCCTCATGGGGAGACCCGCTCTTACCTGGATATCTCCAAGGCCATCGGGCAACCTCGAGCCTCTCGCGCCGTGGGACAGGCTTGCGGCAGCAACCCCGTCGCCATCCTCATTCCCTGCCACCGCGTACTGGCCGTGGGGGGAAAACTTGGGGGATATACCGGGGGATTGGACATCAAGGAGGCATTATTGAAGTTGGAGCGGGGTGCCGGGTTGGGAAGATCGGGAAACAGGTGACCGGATCATTTGAGCACAGTTTTTTGATTTTCGCTGAATCTCTGTGGGTAATGCAAAATGGTCTGCAATATGGTCTGAAATAACGGAGGACAATGTTGAAAGAAAAAAATCTGAAGCTGAAGGAGCAGATCACAGCGCCAACCGGAAAACTGGGGGTACTGATCCCCGGCATCGGTGGAGCCGTGAGCACAACATTCATCGCTGGAGTCGAACTCGTACGCAAAGGGCTCGCTTCGCCCATCGGCTCCCTGACTCAACTGGGAACCATTCGGCTCGGGAAACGTTTTGAACGCAGATCTCCCAGGATCAAGGATTTCGTTCCCTTGGCATCCCTCGACGATCTGGTTTTCGGGGGCTGGGACCTCTATGAGGCCAATGGTTACGAGGCCGCTATGTTCGCCCGCGTTCTCAAACGCGAACACATCGAACCGATCAAGGACTTCCTGCGCGGCATTACCCCCATGAAAGCCGTTTTCGACCGTCGTTTCGTTAAAAATCTCGATGGAAAATACATCAAGGAGGAAAACAACCTCCGCGCCCAGGTGGAAGCTTTGAAGGAAGACATTCGTCGGTTCAAGGATCAAAACGGGTGCGAACGCTGCATCATGATCTGGTGTGGAAGCACGGAAGTCTACCTTCAATGCGAAGAAATCCACCAATCCGTCGAGGCACTCCAGAAAGCCATCGATGCCAACGATTCCCGGATTCCCCCCAGTATGCTCTATGCCGTCGCAGCCATGGAAAGCGGCATTCCCTTCATCAATGGCGCACCCAACCTCACGGTGGATGTTCCGGCCATGGTGGAAATGGCTTCACAAAACAATCTTCCCATCGCGGGCAAGGATTTCAAAACCGGCCAGACCCTCATGAAGACCATCCTGGCTCCCGGCCTCAAATCCCGCATGCTGGGCCTCGAGGGGTGGTATTCCACCAACATTCTCGGCAACCGCGACGGACTGGTCCTGGACGACAAGGATTCCTTCAAGACCAAAGAGGAAAGCAAGCTTTCCGTCCTCGAATACATTTTGCAGCCCCAGCTCTATCCATCCCTCTACAAGAACTACTATCACAAGGTCACCATCAACTATTATCCGCCTCGCGGGGACAACAAGGAAGGTTGGGACTGCATCGACATCTTCGGATGGCTGGGGTACCCCATGCAGATCAAAGTCGACTTCCAGTGCCGTGACAGCATCCTGGCCGCTCCGCTGGTCCTGGACCTGGTGCTCTTTATGGACCTGGCCCAGCGGGTGGGCTTGAGCGGCATTCAGGAATGGCTCTCTTTCTACTTCAAGAGCCCCATGCACAAAGAGAACCTCTATCCCGAGCACGATCTTTTCATTCAGAGCATGAAGCTCAAGAACACCTTGCGCTATCTCATGGGTGAAGACCAGATCACCCACTTCGGGCTCGATTATTATATGAAAGACGACGAGAACGAGGAGAAATAGGGGGATTTTCAGGCAGCCTCTAACTTTTTACATTGTCGGATTTCATCTCAACCACGGAGACACGGAGGGCACGGAGATTTCATTTGAAGGTCTTTCTCCGTGCTCTCCGTGTCTCCGTGGTTAATGTGACACTGCCGCGCTAAAAGACTCACTTTTTGAAAATACGGATGACCCATATGACAGAACACAGTCACACGTTTGTGGAAAATTATGAAGGACTGGTGGCTTTCGGACTTTCGCGTGAAGTGGACGAAAAGTCACTCATGTACTACCTGCAAAAATTCTCCGACGATGATCTCCTCAAGGTCATAATGCCCCGGATGAGCGATGCAGAAATCGAACATGTCTTCGTGATGATCAGCAACCTCATGAGAAAGCATCTGGACGACAATGAATATCACAAACTCTTCCTCAAGGAGGAGGGACATTCGCACCACCATTCTCACGAAGAGTGAGACCGCACCCAATCCGTGATGCCGTCCAATACCCGTCGATTCTGCTCGGGCAGCCGGACGGCCAATCGAATGAAGTGTTCGTTCAGCCCTTCGAAGGAACTGCAGTCACGAATGAGAATTCCACGGGAATGGAGCAGCTCCTCCTGCAAAACAGCGGCTGGAGGAAGCTTCCTTCCCAGTTCCACAAGCAGATAATTGGCCCGTCCCGGGTAGACCTTCAAGCCATCCAGTTTTTCCAGCTGCCGCGCAAATTCCGTCCTTTCATGTTCCACCAGCTTCAGAGTCTCCCGCCGGTAGGCGTCCTGGCCGAGGCAGAAGGCACCGGCTATCTGAGCCAGCGTATTGACGGACCATGGGGGCAGGAAATGGCGCATGCGGGCCGCAATATCATCGGAAGTCAGCAGGTATCCCAGACGCAACCCCGGAATGCCGTAGAACTTCGTCATGGATCGAATGAGGACCAGCTTGCATGATTCCGTGAGAGTCCGCTTCAGCGATTCCTCTTCACAAAAATCCACGAAGACTTCATCCACGATACAGACAATGCCGCCCGGCCGGCTTTTTTCGCGAATCCACTCCCGTACGGCCGGCGAGAGCAGTGTGCCTGAAGGGCTTCCCGGATGTGTGAAGAGGATGGCCTCGGGGGAAACCTTGTCGCACAGGGTATCCAGTTGTTCCACCGTGGGCTGGAAATGGGTATCGGGCACAGTCACCACCCGCTGCATTTCCACACCCTGCAGTTCAAACGCCTTGCGGTATTCCCCAAAGGTCGGGAGCACCACCCCGCCCTTTCGCATCTCCAGGGCCCTCGGCAGCCAGTAGATAAGCTCCGTTGAACCGTTACCGACGACAATCCGGTTTTCTGGAAGGCCATGAAAGCGCGACAGGGCTTCGATGAGGGAACGATTGGCGATGTCGGGATAGTGCTGCAGGCGGTGGAAGCAGGTGGTGAACTCTTCCATGAGACCGGGAGGCGGCCCAAGGGGATTGATGCTTGCGCTGTAGTCCAACAGGGAGTCGGGGGAGCACCCCAAACGCGCTGCGATTTCATAGACATTGCCGCCGTGAACAATAGCCATGCGGAACTTCTCCTTCCCAATGAGGCTAGGGCGTGTACGCAAACTCGCCTTACTCCTATGATGACCGTCACCCCGGCGAAAGCCGGGGTCCAGAAAGCCTGATAGAATCTGGATTCCGGCTTTCGCCGGAATGACGTAACGCCTATCATTCCAAGGAGCTACTAAGTTTGCGTACAGAGCTTAACTTGACATTGTCAGATTTCATTTGAACCACGGAGACACGGAGATTTTATTTGAGAGTCTTTCTCTGCGCATTCCGTGTCTCTGTGGTTCATGTGACAATGTCGCACTAATAGAGAACGAACAGAGTGCGTATTCCAAGAGCCAGAAAAAACGCCAGTGCAGAGGTCAAGTACATGAGGCGGATCATGGCACGATAGGTATCGAGACTCAGGGTTTCACCAGCATCGCCCAGAGTGGGCTTTTCCACCGGCCGGCCGAAATAGATGTTGGTCCCTCCCAACTGGACATTGAGAGCTCCAGCCGCGGCTGCTTCAGGATAACCCGCGTTGGGGCTTTTCATCTTGCGGGCATCGCGGCGCATGACATTCCAGGCTTTACGCCAATCAAGCCTCATGATGGCGGAGGCTCCCACGAGAAGCAATCCGCTCAGGCGTGCAGGTATCCAGTTGAACAGGTCGTCCGCCCTGGCGGCAAACCAGCCGAAATACCGATAACGATCGTTCATATATCCCACCATGGAATCCATGGTGTTCATGGCTTTGTAGGCCATGGCCGCCACGGGTCCGCCCAATGAGAGATAGAAGAGGGGGGCAACGATTCCATCGCTGATGTTTTCGGAAACCGTTTCCACGAGGGCCCTCACGATGTCCTGTTCTTCGAGCTGTGAGGTATCCCGGCTCACGATCCAGGCCAGTTTTTCCCGGGCCTTGACGATATTTCCCTCGCCCAGGGCTTTGGCCACTTTGACCGATTCCTGGTGCAGGTTCCGTGTGGCCAGCGTCGTAAAAGCGAGCCAGATCAGAACCGCTGTTTCAAAAACGGGATGAACATGCGAAGCAATCCCCAAAATAACAATGGTTCCGCTGATGACTCCCAAAACGACCGTCATCCAGAACACGGCACCCTGTAAACCCTTCAGTCCATGAGATGCCTTTTCGTCGTAGAAAACACGTTCCACCGCGGTGATGAAACGCCCGATCCAGCGAATGGGATGAGGCCACCACCTGGGATCTCCTACGAGAAGATCCAGAATATAAGCCGCTGCAAAGTGCCAAGGAAGAAATACCATGTTCTCTCCCTGTATTGAATATCCCGACAAAAAACCTGTGGAGAGGTAGCGGGAACATGAAAAATGAGATCATCAGAAGGGGTTTTATTCGTCGTCAGCCCCCCTACTCCCTGATCCCGAGTTCGCGATAGATTCGATTTATGTCCGTGTATTTTCGAACGTGCTCCGCAAGAAGGTCGTATTGAGTTTCTTTCCACCGCCTGTAGGAAAAATTGGCGGACACGGCCACAGTGGTCTTTCCGGAGCGGCGCCGCACTTCCTCGATGAATTTCCTTCGGAAGTCATCGTTATCGAAAATACCGTGAATGTAGGTACCCCACACTCTGCCGTCGGGTTGCGTCAAGCCGTCCAGGAAATCCGCCTCCCGGCCATCCCTGCGGGTGATATGGAAAAGAGGCTGGGCGGCTCCCCTGGAAACGCTCCTTCCCATGTGAATCTCGTAGCCGCTCAAGGGGCCCTGCGCAGATCCCATCCAGCAGTCGGTCGCTACGGGCAGGGCTTCGATCTGGGATGTGATTTTCTCGAGATACATTTCCGTTTCCATTTCCAGGAGTCCCAAGCCGGTCACCTCACGCAGACCGCTTTCCACACCGTGAGGGTCCTGCACGCAAAGCCCCATCATCTGGTAGCCGCCGCAGAGCCCCACTACGGTCCCGCCCCCCTTGTAAAAGGCCAGGATCGCATCGGAAAGACCGCTCTTTTTCAAGAAATCCAGGTCCTCGAGAGTATTCTTGCTTCCGGGAAGGATCACCGCATCGAAATGAAAAACCTCGGCGGGACGGTCAAAATAGATGAGGTCCACTCCCGCTTCCTGCTCAAAGCAGTCGAAATCCGTATAATTGGAAATAAAAGGCAGCCGTACCACACCGATGGCAAGACCGTTTTCAGAAACCTTTTTGACCGCCTGCTGCATGCGGCGCTGCAGGGCCACGCTGTCTTCCTCCTGAAGGGCGATATGGTTGAAATGGGGAATGACACCCAGAACAGGCCGCGAAGAACGGGATTCCAGGATCTCGATTCCACTGGTGAAGAGTTGCGGATCCCCCCTCAGCTTATTGACCATGAACCCCATGATCCGCTCCTGCTCCCGAGGGGTCATGAGCATATAACTTCCCAGCAAAGCGGCGAAAATGCCTCCCCGGTCAATATCTCCCACAAGGATGCAGCGTGCGTCGGCCATTTCCGCCATGGAAAGATTCACCAGATCGTGCTCCTTGAGGTTCAGTTCGACGGCACTCCCCGCCCCTTCCAAAACGATCACGTCATACTGGCTGGAGAGCCGCTCGAAACATTCCCGAACGATGGGAACAAGGTTCGTCTTGTATTCGTAGTAATCCCTTGCGGAAAGGTTTCCTATGGACTTTCCTTTCACGATCACCTGCGATCCCATTTGGGAAGTGGGTTTCAGGAGAACCGGGTTCATATCCACATGGGGCTCGATTCCGGCGGCTTCCGCCTGAACCACTTGAGCCCGCCCCATTTCGCCGCCTTCAGGGGTGATATAGGAATTGAGAGCCATGTTCTGGGCCTTGAAAGGGGCCACTCGAAAACCGTCCTGCTTCAGAATACGGCAAAAAGCGGCAGCAAGCACGCTCTTGCCCACGTCCGAACCCGTCCCCAAAAACATCAGGGATTTTGCCTTGTCAGTCATCAGTTTGAAACTCCCTGCAATATTTTACAAAGGCGGCAGGCGCCCCCGGTGCGCTTCCCCAGTGAAGATGAATGTAACTGGCCAGAATCGATCCGACCCGGTACCCTTCCTGCCGGACTTCTGCATACTTGCGGTGGTGCAGATCGTAGACCCGGTGAAGTTCCGCTGTCGATCCCACTCCGTCGTCCACGATCTCCGAATAATGGAATTCGTGCCCCCTGAGAATCGATCCCGCTTCACCCAGCAGGCAGGATTCGCGCAGGACCACTTCGGTATACCCCAGGGCCTTCCTGCGGTTCAGCATTCGAGTCCCGAAAGGAAGAATGCCCGCCATGGGGTATTTATCCCCTTCAAGGGTTACAATGAAACGCCCCAAGACCATCAGGCCGCCGCATTCGGCGTAAATGGGCATCCCTTGTGCAGCCCGTTTTCGAACGGACTCGAGGAAGACCTTCTGGCCGGAGATGTTCTCGGCGAAAAGCTCCGGGTACCCGCCCCCCAGGTAAAGTCCCGAAGTCTCTTCCGGAAAAGTCTCGCCGGCCAGGGGCGAAAAAAAATGGAGTCCGGCACCTGCCCTTTCCAGTAACTCAAAATTGTCCGGGTAATAAAAACAAAAAGCCGCATCCCGGGCAACCGCAATGAGGGGGGAAGGGGAAACGATTCGAGAAGACTCCTTTTTCCATGGTGCATCCCCCCTTCCGCCCTGCCCCGGTGTCTGCTCATGAAAACATTCGGCACGTTCCAGCAAGAGATCCAGATCGACATAGCGTTCCACCAGGTCGATCAGTTTATCCTTGTGCTGCGGGTCAAGAGGAGACTCATCGGCCGTTACGAGCCCCAAATGCCGCTCGGGCATGCGGATGAACTCGTCGCGCGGAATTCCTCCAAGCACGGGAATTTCAGGCAGGTTGGCGCTCATGGCTTCCCTGAGATATTCCAGGTGCCCCGGTCCCCCAACCCGGTTGAAAATGACCCCCGCCAGTTGTAGATCCGGATCGAAACGGCTGAAGCCGTAGATGAGGGCGGCGGCGCTGCGCGCCATGCTCCGGGCATCTACCACCAGGACCACGGGAATCCCCAGCCATTTGGCCATCTCCGCCGTACTCCCCGATTCGGTTTTGCCGTCGTACCCGTCAAAGAGGCCCATCACACCCTCCACCACCCCAAGATCCGCGCGGGAGAGGC
This region of Desulforhabdus amnigena genomic DNA includes:
- a CDS encoding cobyrinate a,c-diamide synthase — protein: MSRKHAFVVAGTQSGCGKTTLTLALLAAYKARGLKVQPFKVGPDFIDPGFHTRMAGLESRNLDGWMLTRDYNLTLFHDCLSRADLGVVEGVMGLFDGYDGKTESGSTAEMAKWLGIPVVLVVDARSMARSAAALIYGFSRFDPDLQLAGVIFNRVGGPGHLEYLREAMSANLPEIPVLGGIPRDEFIRMPERHLGLVTADESPLDPQHKDKLIDLVERYVDLDLLLERAECFHEQTPGQGGRGDAPWKKESSRIVSPSPLIAVARDAAFCFYYPDNFELLERAGAGLHFFSPLAGETFPEETSGLYLGGGYPELFAENISGQKVFLESVRKRAAQGMPIYAECGGLMVLGRFIVTLEGDKYPMAGILPFGTRMLNRRKALGYTEVVLRESCLLGEAGSILRGHEFHYSEIVDDGVGSTAELHRVYDLHHRKYAEVRQEGYRVGSILASYIHLHWGSAPGAPAAFVKYCREFQTDD